The following are encoded in a window of Ferribacterium limneticum genomic DNA:
- the hemL gene encoding glutamate-1-semialdehyde 2,1-aminomutase, with protein sequence MTSRNQQLFERAQRHIPGGVNSPVRAFRSVGGTPCFFQKGVGPKVQDADGKWYTDYVGSWGPMILGHAHPDVIAAVQAAVVDGLSFGAPTEKEVDIADLLCELVPSMDMVRLVSSGTEATMSAIRLARGHTGRDVLIKFEGCYHGHSDGLLVKAGSGLLTFGNPSSSGVPAGVAENTMVLTYNDPQELAEAFAKHGDKIAAVIVEPVVGNMNLIAPTQAFLNAMRELCTKNGSVLIFDEVMTGFRVGLKSAQGLFGITPDLSTFGKVVGGGMPLGAFGGKREIMEQIAPLGPVYQAGTLSGNPIATAAGLATLKLIQTPGFYEALTAKTKALCDGLVGAAKKHGVAFSAQNIGGMFGLYFAEKCPGTYDEVLACDKEAFNRFFHAMLDAGHYFAPSAFEAGFVSAAHSDADIAATIAAADAYFATLK encoded by the coding sequence ATGACCTCACGCAACCAGCAACTGTTCGAACGTGCCCAGCGCCACATTCCGGGCGGCGTCAATTCGCCCGTCCGCGCCTTCCGCTCGGTCGGCGGCACACCCTGTTTCTTCCAGAAGGGTGTCGGCCCCAAGGTGCAGGACGCGGACGGCAAGTGGTACACCGACTACGTCGGCTCGTGGGGCCCGATGATCCTCGGCCACGCCCATCCGGACGTCATCGCTGCTGTTCAGGCTGCCGTCGTCGATGGCCTGTCGTTCGGCGCGCCGACCGAGAAGGAAGTCGATATCGCCGACCTGCTCTGCGAACTGGTCCCGTCGATGGACATGGTGCGTCTGGTTTCCTCCGGCACCGAGGCAACGATGAGCGCCATCCGCCTGGCCCGTGGCCACACCGGCCGCGACGTCCTGATCAAGTTTGAAGGCTGCTACCACGGCCATTCCGACGGTCTGCTGGTGAAGGCCGGCTCGGGCCTGCTGACCTTCGGCAACCCCTCGTCGAGCGGCGTCCCGGCTGGCGTGGCCGAGAACACCATGGTCCTGACCTACAACGATCCGCAGGAACTGGCCGAGGCGTTTGCCAAGCATGGCGACAAGATTGCCGCCGTCATCGTCGAACCGGTGGTCGGCAACATGAACCTGATCGCCCCGACCCAGGCCTTCCTGAATGCCATGCGCGAGCTGTGTACGAAGAACGGCTCGGTGCTGATTTTCGACGAAGTCATGACCGGTTTCCGTGTCGGCCTGAAGAGTGCGCAGGGACTGTTTGGCATCACGCCCGACCTGTCCACTTTCGGCAAGGTGGTTGGCGGCGGCATGCCGCTCGGCGCCTTTGGCGGCAAGCGCGAGATCATGGAACAGATCGCACCGCTCGGCCCGGTCTATCAGGCCGGCACGCTGTCCGGCAATCCGATCGCCACGGCGGCCGGGCTGGCCACTTTGAAGCTCATTCAGACGCCGGGTTTCTACGAAGCATTGACGGCCAAGACCAAGGCGCTGTGCGACGGTCTGGTCGGCGCTGCGAAGAAGCACGGCGTCGCCTTCTCCGCCCAGAACATCGGCGGCATGTTCGGCCTCTATTTCGCCGAAAAATGCCCGGGCACCTACGACGAAGTGCTGGCCTGCGACAAGGAAGCCTTCAACCGTTTCTTCCACGCCATGCTCGACGCCGGCCATTACTTCGCGCCGTCAGCCTTTGAAGCCGGCTTCGTCTCGGCGGCCCATTCCGACGCCGACATCGCAGCGACCATCGCTGCTGCCGACGCCTACTTCGCCACGCTGAAGTGA
- the sugE gene encoding quaternary ammonium compound efflux SMR transporter SugE, whose amino-acid sequence MSSGSAWLILFIAGLCEVGWAVGLKYTEGFSRLWPSVATLVAMTASVVLLGWSLKVLPLGTAYAVWTGIGAVGTAILGVFLFGESREVLRFVCIGLIVAGIVGLKLVTPGSP is encoded by the coding sequence GTGAGTTCGGGTTCTGCCTGGCTGATCCTGTTCATCGCCGGCCTCTGCGAGGTCGGCTGGGCGGTCGGGTTGAAATACACCGAGGGCTTCAGTCGCCTGTGGCCGTCAGTCGCGACGCTGGTGGCGATGACGGCCAGCGTTGTCCTGCTCGGCTGGTCGCTCAAAGTGCTGCCGCTGGGCACGGCCTACGCCGTGTGGACGGGCATCGGCGCAGTTGGCACGGCGATCCTCGGCGTCTTCCTGTTCGGCGAATCGCGCGAGGTGCTGCGCTTCGTCTGCATCGGCCTGATTGTCGCCGGCATTGTCGGTCTCAAACTGGTGACGCCGGGTTCACCCTGA
- a CDS encoding chemotaxis protein CheW: MSKRIGSRSKNTLDYLSGFMGGLRADQKRLTEIQSTYDNLSLLGQLLCSGTDISRMREDFNELASQLLDQLAREHYQKAALNLDSCARVAIDILTRNLFERTADIGFLASDAEIRTFAEATEAVPAAGLAAERQALQAHFAEYVRKYSVYHNIILLSPTGEVLAQLDEGNPVVRSADPLLEEALTTEQAYVEVFRPTDLLPGETSPLVYAYRVMATDGSRPLGVLCLCFRFQDECRRIFDSLIGEDEWTVITLLDTQGRVIASSDPYQFPAGVRLEIVDDAACRVVRFAGREYLATSRPTQGYQGYAGPGWVGHALAPLNHAFEMAEAHELEQVPEDFLDGVLETSTLFSPELRNIPLRATSIQHELNRAVWNGYVWLVRDALAAQNADFAKVLLREIGSTGVRTHQVFSESTGSLYKTVVSSALSTCTRQAALAIELMDRNLYERANDCRWWALTRSFHEELAQADPHDKAQRQRLTEVLRRINGLYTVYSNLILFDQSGRVLAVSNPAYQDWLGKILSEGWVRPALGLADTQSYSVSGFEPSALYDNQSTYIYAAGVRAADDEPVGGIAVVFDATPQFRAMLHDALPRRPDGQPVAGAFAVFAGRDGRVIAATDPELPPGSRLMIGYEFFNLHAGDSCTNVVIYNGCYYAVGSSMSAGYREYQGAGDSQRGGVVALVFSPLSDRIVDAEQLTVRRDTLVDTYARRPLAAAVDSVDIACFYVGSNWYGVRSSHVVEAVDTDRLTPLPGVSESLFGCLMYRDQAISVFDLSAILSSRLPATERRRANRAGKQQIVVLQVPEQKARFGILVDHLGAVSEIPAARIEALPGMLSEGNSPIESLVKPHADDSERRILMVLSTDRMLHRLGGSSLTSGAA, translated from the coding sequence ATGAGCAAGCGCATTGGATCACGTTCGAAAAACACCCTCGATTATCTGTCCGGCTTCATGGGAGGGCTGCGCGCCGACCAGAAGCGCCTGACCGAAATCCAGTCGACCTACGACAACCTGAGCCTGCTCGGCCAACTGCTCTGCTCCGGCACCGATATTTCCCGCATGCGCGAGGATTTCAACGAACTGGCCAGCCAGTTGCTCGACCAACTGGCCCGCGAGCACTACCAGAAAGCCGCCCTTAACCTCGACTCTTGCGCCCGGGTGGCCATCGACATCCTGACCCGCAACCTGTTCGAGCGCACAGCCGATATCGGCTTTCTGGCCAGCGATGCCGAAATCCGCACCTTCGCCGAGGCGACCGAAGCCGTGCCAGCCGCCGGCTTGGCGGCTGAACGCCAGGCCTTGCAGGCGCATTTCGCCGAATATGTGCGCAAATACTCCGTCTACCACAACATCATCCTGCTCTCACCGACCGGCGAGGTGCTGGCCCAGCTAGATGAAGGCAACCCCGTCGTCCGCTCGGCCGACCCTTTGCTCGAGGAAGCACTCACTACCGAGCAGGCCTATGTCGAAGTGTTCCGCCCGACCGATCTGCTGCCCGGCGAAACCAGCCCGTTGGTCTATGCCTATCGCGTCATGGCCACCGACGGTAGCCGGCCGCTCGGCGTGCTGTGCCTGTGCTTCCGCTTCCAGGACGAGTGCCGGCGGATTTTCGACAGCCTGATTGGCGAAGACGAGTGGACGGTAATTACCCTGCTTGACACGCAGGGCCGAGTCATCGCCAGCAGTGACCCCTACCAGTTTCCGGCCGGGGTCCGGCTGGAGATTGTGGACGATGCTGCCTGCCGGGTGGTCCGTTTCGCCGGCCGCGAATACCTGGCAACCAGCCGGCCAACCCAGGGCTACCAGGGCTACGCCGGGCCGGGCTGGGTCGGTCACGCGCTGGCCCCGCTCAATCATGCCTTCGAGATGGCCGAGGCGCACGAACTGGAGCAGGTGCCGGAAGATTTTCTCGATGGCGTGCTGGAGACCAGCACCCTGTTCAGCCCGGAACTGCGCAATATTCCGCTGCGCGCCACGAGCATCCAGCACGAGTTGAACCGCGCCGTCTGGAACGGCTATGTCTGGCTGGTGCGCGATGCGCTGGCCGCCCAGAATGCCGACTTCGCCAAAGTGTTGCTGCGCGAAATCGGCAGCACCGGCGTGCGCACCCACCAGGTGTTCAGCGAATCGACCGGCAGTCTGTACAAGACCGTGGTGTCATCAGCGTTGTCCACTTGCACGCGGCAGGCGGCACTGGCCATCGAACTGATGGACCGCAACCTTTACGAACGGGCCAACGACTGCCGCTGGTGGGCGCTGACCCGCAGTTTCCACGAGGAGCTGGCTCAGGCCGACCCGCACGACAAGGCACAGCGCCAGCGGCTGACCGAAGTGCTGCGCCGGATCAACGGCCTGTACACCGTCTACAGCAACCTGATCCTGTTCGACCAGAGTGGCCGCGTGCTGGCCGTCTCCAATCCGGCCTACCAGGACTGGCTGGGCAAAATACTCAGCGAAGGCTGGGTGCGGCCGGCCCTCGGCCTGGCCGACACGCAGAGCTATAGCGTGTCCGGCTTCGAGCCGAGCGCGCTGTACGACAATCAGTCCACCTACATCTATGCGGCTGGCGTGCGCGCTGCCGATGACGAGCCGGTCGGCGGCATTGCTGTCGTCTTCGATGCCACGCCGCAGTTTCGCGCCATGTTGCACGATGCGCTGCCACGCCGGCCAGACGGTCAGCCGGTGGCCGGCGCCTTTGCCGTGTTCGCCGGACGCGACGGCCGGGTCATCGCCGCAACCGACCCCGAATTGCCGCCAGGCAGCCGGCTGATGATCGGCTACGAGTTTTTCAATCTGCACGCGGGCGACAGCTGCACCAATGTAGTCATCTACAACGGCTGCTATTACGCCGTCGGCTCGTCGATGAGCGCCGGCTACCGTGAATACCAGGGAGCCGGCGACAGCCAGCGCGGCGGGGTCGTGGCTCTGGTCTTCTCGCCGCTATCGGATCGCATCGTCGACGCCGAACAGTTGACGGTGCGCCGCGATACGCTGGTCGATACTTACGCCCGGCGGCCGCTGGCGGCTGCCGTCGACAGCGTCGATATCGCCTGTTTTTATGTCGGCAGCAACTGGTACGGCGTGCGTTCCAGCCATGTCGTCGAAGCCGTCGACACCGACCGCCTGACCCCGTTGCCCGGCGTCTCGGAGTCTCTCTTCGGCTGCCTGATGTACCGCGACCAGGCAATCAGCGTATTCGACTTGTCGGCCATCCTGTCGTCGCGCCTGCCGGCGACCGAGCGCCGCCGGGCGAACAGAGCCGGCAAGCAGCAGATCGTCGTTCTCCAGGTGCCGGAACAGAAGGCCCGATTCGGCATCCTGGTCGACCACCTGGGCGCCGTCAGCGAAATTCCGGCAGCCCGCATCGAAGCACTGCCCGGCATGTTGAGCGAGGGTAATTCGCCGATCGAAAGTCTGGTCAAGCCGCATGCCGACGACTCCGAGCGCCGCATCTTGATGGTGCTCTCCACCGATCGCATGCTGCACCGCCTGGGTGGCAGCAGCCTTACATCAGGAGCAGCGTAG
- the mgtE gene encoding magnesium transporter, whose product MSEEAQLTDTEDLQERLAEVQTLLARHKLVEELVHRQEGPRHDLVEDMVHKQHLNALQARLEPMHPADIAYILEALPQDERLIVWGLVNPELEGEILLEVSDAVRETLIDSMERTELVAAAETLDADELADLAPDLPQGVIDDVFRGLPIEEREQLRAAMSYPEESVGSIMDFDMVTVREDVSLEVVLRYLRRFDELPDHTDQLFVVDRNEHLKGVLPLNILLVNEVDVDVATLMQTDFVEFEPDDLAEEAAKAFERYDLVSAPVLDPEGRLVGRVTVNEVVDYIREEAEHEQLAQAGLREEEDIFASVWDSVKNRWAWLAVNLVTAFVASRVIGAFEDSIEKLVALAALMPIVAGIGGNSGNQTITMIVRAIAMGQVQPDAMRRLLRKELGVATINGLIWGSLLGIAAWWLYGSVKLGLVMTSAMTLNLLLAASAGVGIPLLRQKFGADPAVGGSVMITALTDSGGFFIFLGLATLLLM is encoded by the coding sequence ATGAGCGAAGAAGCCCAGCTGACCGATACCGAAGACTTGCAGGAGCGCCTCGCCGAGGTGCAGACCCTGCTCGCCCGGCACAAGCTGGTTGAGGAGTTGGTGCACCGGCAGGAAGGGCCGCGCCACGATCTGGTCGAGGACATGGTGCACAAGCAGCATCTGAACGCGCTGCAGGCCCGCCTCGAGCCGATGCATCCGGCCGACATCGCCTACATCCTCGAAGCTTTGCCACAGGACGAGCGCCTGATTGTCTGGGGGCTGGTCAATCCGGAGCTCGAAGGCGAAATCCTGCTCGAAGTGTCGGACGCCGTTCGGGAAACCCTGATCGACTCGATGGAGCGCACCGAGCTGGTCGCCGCCGCCGAAACGCTCGATGCCGACGAACTGGCCGACCTCGCACCCGACTTGCCGCAGGGCGTTATCGACGACGTCTTCCGGGGTTTGCCGATTGAAGAGCGCGAGCAGTTGCGCGCCGCGATGTCCTATCCCGAAGAGTCGGTCGGCTCGATAATGGACTTCGACATGGTGACCGTCCGCGAGGATGTTTCGCTGGAAGTCGTGCTGCGTTATCTGCGCCGCTTCGACGAACTTCCCGATCATACCGACCAGCTTTTCGTGGTTGATCGCAACGAGCACCTGAAAGGTGTGCTGCCGCTCAACATCCTGCTGGTCAACGAAGTCGACGTGGATGTGGCGACGCTGATGCAGACCGACTTTGTCGAGTTCGAGCCCGACGACCTCGCCGAAGAGGCGGCCAAGGCCTTCGAGCGTTACGACCTCGTTTCGGCGCCGGTGCTCGACCCGGAAGGCAGGCTCGTCGGCCGCGTGACAGTCAATGAGGTCGTCGATTACATCCGGGAAGAAGCCGAGCACGAGCAACTGGCCCAAGCCGGTCTGCGCGAGGAAGAAGACATTTTCGCCTCGGTCTGGGACTCGGTGAAAAACCGCTGGGCCTGGCTGGCGGTCAATCTGGTCACCGCTTTTGTTGCCTCGCGGGTGATTGGCGCGTTCGAGGATTCGATTGAAAAACTGGTGGCGCTCGCCGCGTTGATGCCGATTGTCGCCGGCATCGGCGGCAATTCGGGCAACCAGACGATCACCATGATCGTCCGCGCCATCGCCATGGGTCAGGTCCAGCCCGATGCCATGCGTCGCCTGCTGCGCAAGGAATTGGGCGTGGCGACGATCAACGGCCTGATCTGGGGCAGCCTGCTCGGCATCGCCGCGTGGTGGCTCTACGGCAGCGTCAAGCTGGGGTTGGTGATGACCTCGGCAATGACACTTAACCTGCTGCTGGCGGCGTCGGCTGGTGTTGGTATTCCGCTGTTGCGCCAGAAGTTCGGAGCCGATCCGGCGGTGGGCGGTTCGGTGATGATCACCGCGCTGACCGACTCCGGCGGTTTCTTCATCTTTCTCGGGCTGGCTACGCTGCTCCTGATGTAA
- the mtgA gene encoding monofunctional biosynthetic peptidoglycan transglycosylase has translation MKVVGRWLKWAVLGLLGLFLVWQLWLLGWVLLWSWMNPGETRFMEIRLAELRQKMPEAQLKKQWVPYERISIHLKRAIISAEDAKFVDHEGFDWEGMQKAIEKNQKRGRFAAGGSTISQQLAKNLFLTPTKSYFRKAEEAIITLMLENLWSKRRILEVYLNVIEWGNGVFGAEAAARHYYNASAAQLGPEQAARLAGMVPNPRFYDRNRNAPGLGRKTAIILGRMPGAEAP, from the coding sequence ATGAAAGTCGTCGGCCGCTGGTTGAAATGGGCCGTCCTGGGTTTGCTCGGGTTGTTCCTGGTCTGGCAGTTGTGGCTGCTTGGTTGGGTGTTGCTTTGGAGCTGGATGAACCCCGGCGAAACCCGTTTCATGGAAATTCGTCTGGCCGAATTGCGCCAGAAGATGCCTGAGGCTCAGCTCAAAAAACAGTGGGTGCCGTATGAACGGATTTCGATTCATCTCAAGCGCGCCATTATCTCGGCCGAGGATGCCAAGTTCGTCGATCATGAAGGCTTCGACTGGGAAGGCATGCAAAAAGCGATAGAAAAGAACCAGAAGCGGGGGCGTTTCGCCGCCGGTGGCTCGACCATCAGCCAGCAACTGGCCAAGAACCTGTTCCTGACGCCGACCAAGTCGTATTTCCGCAAGGCCGAAGAGGCGATCATCACGCTGATGCTGGAAAACCTGTGGAGCAAGCGGCGGATCCTCGAGGTTTACCTCAACGTGATCGAATGGGGCAACGGTGTCTTCGGCGCCGAAGCGGCAGCTCGCCACTATTACAACGCCAGCGCCGCCCAGCTTGGGCCGGAACAGGCGGCGCGGCTGGCCGGTATGGTGCCGAATCCGCGCTTTTACGACCGCAATCGCAACGCGCCCGGTTTGGGGCGCAAGACGGCGATCATTCTGGGCCGTATGCCGGGCGCCGAGGCGCCGTGA
- the aroE gene encoding shikimate dehydrogenase, which translates to MSDLYCVFGNPIAHSKSPAIHAAFAAESGQDLVYEARLAAVDGFKHAISEFIAAGGKGANVTVPFKEEAFRLVTRLSERAARAGAVNTLAFNGAEIFGDNTDGAGLVRDITHNLGFSLAGKRILLLGAGGASRGVIAPLLAEQPASLFIANRSAEKAVGLAASFADIATVNAGDFAKTAGNSFDLVVNATSASLSGESLPLPPAIFAPGSLAYDMMYGKGETPFLALAREQGAAQRADGLGMLVEQAAEAFFVWRGVRPASAQVLADLRAKLAA; encoded by the coding sequence ATGAGCGATCTGTACTGCGTCTTTGGCAATCCGATTGCCCATTCGAAATCGCCGGCTATTCATGCTGCCTTTGCGGCCGAAAGCGGGCAGGATCTGGTCTATGAAGCCCGCCTTGCTGCGGTCGACGGCTTTAAACATGCGATTTCCGAATTTATTGCGGCGGGTGGCAAGGGGGCGAATGTCACGGTGCCATTCAAGGAGGAGGCGTTTCGCCTGGTGACGCGTCTGTCCGAGCGCGCGGCGCGGGCCGGGGCGGTCAACACGCTGGCCTTCAACGGTGCCGAGATTTTCGGCGACAACACCGATGGCGCCGGGCTGGTTCGCGACATCACGCATAACCTCGGCTTTTCGCTGGCCGGCAAACGCATCCTGCTGCTCGGCGCCGGCGGTGCTTCGCGCGGCGTGATCGCGCCGCTGCTGGCTGAACAGCCGGCTTCGCTGTTCATCGCCAATCGCAGTGCCGAAAAAGCTGTCGGGTTGGCGGCGTCGTTTGCCGACATTGCTACAGTTAACGCCGGTGATTTCGCAAAAACCGCTGGTAACAGCTTCGATCTGGTCGTTAACGCAACTTCTGCCAGCCTTTCCGGCGAAAGCTTGCCTTTGCCCCCGGCAATCTTCGCGCCGGGCAGTCTGGCCTACGACATGATGTACGGCAAAGGCGAAACGCCTTTTCTGGCCTTGGCCCGCGAGCAGGGTGCAGCGCAGCGGGCGGATGGTCTGGGGATGCTGGTCGAACAGGCCGCTGAGGCATTTTTCGTTTGGCGCGGCGTGCGGCCAGCTAGCGCTCAGGTGCTGGCTGACCTGAGAGCCAAACTAGCGGCATGA
- a CDS encoding energy transducer TonB yields MKKKRPSLRVARAAKQDRRLWIALGISVLFHALVLTLHFTFPDASQAFREKAMDIILVNAKSSRKPTDAQALAQANLDGGGNTDENRRAKTPLPPSPQKNDGDAIQQMQRRVQELETAQQRLLTQAKSLRNIATATTSSEQPAPAVPVVSGLDLAESARAMARLEGEISKSADEYSKRPRKKFVGARTEEYGLAAYLDAWKQKIERIGTLNYPPEARGKLYGAVVIFVELRAEDGSLYSAEISRSSGHKILDQAALRILRMSAPFGAIPQQALGGATVLSFARTWYFTQGDALNTANK; encoded by the coding sequence GTGAAAAAAAAGAGACCGTCCCTGCGCGTAGCCCGCGCGGCGAAGCAAGATCGCCGCTTGTGGATTGCGTTGGGCATCTCTGTTCTGTTTCATGCCTTGGTGTTAACCCTGCACTTTACGTTTCCGGATGCTTCCCAAGCCTTCCGCGAAAAGGCCATGGACATCATCTTGGTCAATGCCAAATCCTCGCGCAAGCCGACCGACGCCCAGGCGCTGGCGCAGGCCAATCTCGATGGTGGTGGCAATACCGATGAAAACCGGCGGGCCAAGACACCCTTGCCGCCTTCGCCGCAAAAGAACGACGGCGACGCCATCCAGCAGATGCAGCGCCGCGTACAGGAACTGGAAACCGCCCAGCAAAGGTTGCTCACGCAGGCGAAGAGTCTGCGCAACATTGCCACAGCAACGACAAGCAGCGAACAGCCGGCGCCCGCGGTGCCGGTGGTCAGCGGGCTTGATCTTGCCGAATCGGCCCGGGCCATGGCCCGTCTCGAGGGCGAGATCAGCAAATCGGCGGACGAGTACAGCAAACGGCCGCGCAAGAAATTTGTCGGCGCGCGGACTGAGGAATACGGCCTGGCCGCCTACCTCGATGCCTGGAAACAGAAAATTGAGCGCATCGGCACGCTGAACTATCCGCCCGAAGCGCGCGGCAAGCTCTACGGCGCGGTGGTGATTTTTGTCGAACTGCGGGCCGAGGATGGCAGTCTGTACAGCGCGGAGATTTCGCGTTCGTCCGGGCACAAGATTCTCGATCAGGCGGCGTTGCGCATCCTCCGGATGTCGGCGCCCTTCGGCGCCATTCCGCAGCAGGCATTGGGCGGGGCGACTGTATTGTCCTTTGCCCGGACCTGGTATTTCACGCAGGGCGACGCCCTCAACACGGCCAACAAATGA
- a CDS encoding ribonuclease catalytic domain-containing protein — MNVLFEEDGGFKAGNIMADNDSSLQVEMPSGKRSKIKAATVLLRFEKPSAAALLDQATPLAEEIEAEFLWECVNDGEFSFLDFARDYYGHEPSPLEATAVLLAVHAAPVYFHRKGKGRFRKAPADILAAALASLEKKRQQALAMEGWIGELKEFRLPPEIGALTDALLYAPDRNKPETKAFETACAETGLTAAQMLFKCGAIKSPYFLHYRRFLHEQFPKGVAFPALEAPKLPRDLPRADVRAFSIDDANTTEIDDALSVVKLPGIGSRIGIHIAAPGLAIAHGSPLDGIARARLSTVYMPGNKITMLPDAVVQNYTLAGGVDCPAVSLYLTVNESLEILSHESRLEMVHIAANLRHHEIEPWFNAETINGPLPDQPFKDELVHLWHFANACEGRRGKPSAMQGINDYNFEIGGDLADPDSCTVEISERKRGSPLDKLVAELMIVANSTWGGLLAEKNIACLYRAQTQGKVRMTTSPLPHEGLGVPQYAWMTSPLRRYCDMVNQWQLIACLKGETPAFAQKSAELFGAMRDFELTYAAYADFQRQMERYWCLRWIQQHGLSEIEATVRREQSVKLDHLPLLLRVPSLPADLVAGQRVRLAIESLDLLAPEVSCRFLSLLGENNLADATESEEQ; from the coding sequence ATGAATGTATTGTTTGAAGAAGATGGCGGCTTCAAGGCCGGCAACATCATGGCCGACAACGACAGTTCGTTGCAGGTCGAAATGCCGAGCGGCAAGCGCAGCAAGATCAAGGCCGCAACGGTGTTGCTGCGTTTCGAGAAACCGTCGGCGGCAGCCTTGCTCGATCAGGCAACGCCGCTGGCCGAAGAAATCGAAGCAGAATTCCTTTGGGAGTGCGTGAACGATGGCGAATTTTCGTTTCTTGATTTTGCCCGTGATTACTACGGACACGAGCCCAGTCCGCTCGAAGCGACGGCGGTGCTGCTTGCCGTGCACGCCGCGCCCGTCTATTTCCACCGCAAAGGCAAGGGCCGCTTCCGCAAGGCGCCTGCCGACATTCTCGCAGCTGCTCTGGCCAGCCTTGAAAAAAAGCGTCAGCAAGCGCTCGCGATGGAAGGCTGGATTGGCGAGCTGAAGGAATTCCGCCTGCCGCCGGAAATTGGCGCGCTGACCGACGCCCTGCTCTACGCGCCGGACCGCAACAAACCGGAAACCAAGGCCTTCGAGACGGCTTGTGCCGAAACCGGCCTGACGGCGGCACAAATGCTCTTCAAGTGCGGCGCCATCAAGTCGCCCTACTTCCTGCATTACCGCCGTTTCCTGCACGAACAGTTCCCGAAGGGCGTCGCGTTTCCGGCCCTTGAGGCGCCGAAACTGCCGCGCGATCTGCCGCGGGCCGATGTCCGCGCCTTCTCGATCGACGACGCCAACACCACCGAAATCGACGACGCGCTGTCGGTCGTCAAACTGCCCGGTATCGGTTCGCGCATCGGCATCCACATCGCAGCGCCGGGTCTGGCCATCGCGCATGGCTCGCCGCTCGACGGCATCGCCCGCGCCCGGCTGTCGACGGTTTACATGCCCGGCAACAAGATCACCATGCTGCCCGACGCCGTGGTCCAGAACTACACGCTGGCCGGTGGTGTCGATTGCCCGGCGGTGTCGCTCTACCTGACGGTCAATGAGTCGCTGGAAATCCTCAGCCACGAATCGCGGCTGGAAATGGTGCACATCGCCGCCAACCTGCGCCACCACGAAATCGAGCCGTGGTTCAACGCCGAAACGATCAATGGCCCGCTGCCCGACCAGCCGTTCAAGGACGAACTGGTGCACCTCTGGCATTTCGCCAACGCCTGCGAAGGCCGGCGCGGCAAGCCGTCGGCGATGCAGGGCATCAACGACTACAACTTTGAAATCGGCGGCGATCTGGCCGATCCGGACAGCTGCACCGTCGAAATTTCCGAGCGCAAACGCGGCAGCCCGCTCGACAAGCTGGTCGCCGAACTGATGATCGTCGCCAACTCAACCTGGGGCGGCCTGCTCGCCGAGAAGAACATCGCCTGCCTGTACCGTGCCCAGACGCAGGGCAAGGTCCGCATGACGACCTCGCCGCTGCCGCACGAAGGCCTCGGCGTGCCGCAATACGCCTGGATGACCTCGCCGCTGCGTCGTTACTGCGATATGGTCAATCAATGGCAGCTAATTGCCTGTCTGAAGGGCGAAACGCCGGCTTTTGCCCAAAAATCAGCCGAATTGTTCGGTGCAATGCGCGATTTCGAGCTGACTTACGCCGCCTACGCCGATTTCCAGCGCCAGATGGAGCGTTACTGGTGCCTGCGCTGGATCCAGCAGCATGGTTTGAGCGAGATTGAGGCGACTGTGCGTCGCGAGCAGAGCGTCAAGCTCGACCATCTGCCCTTGTTGCTGCGCGTGCCTTCCCTGCCGGCCGATCTGGTCGCCGGGCAGCGCGTGCGTCTGGCCATTGAAAGTCTTGATCTGCTGGCGCCCGAAGTGAGTTGCCGTTTCCTGAGCCTGCTTGGCGAGAACAATCTGGCCGACGCCACGGAGAGTGAGGAGCAGTGA
- a CDS encoding YqiA/YcfP family alpha/beta fold hydrolase, giving the protein MDRGLILYLHGFCSSPASWKSQLLAEEMARRGMAAQFVCPQLSWVPDEAVASVSRLIEQAGGPVTLIGSSLGGHYANHLAEKYGVNAVLINPAVVDRLDLTLFVGDHANFHSGERFTFTAAHAAQLKAQVRQPTPERYWLLAETGDEVLDYRQAVDFYAGCRQTVLPGGEHGFTQFPGFVPQIIEYAGL; this is encoded by the coding sequence ATGGACCGCGGGCTGATCCTTTACCTGCACGGGTTCTGCTCGTCGCCGGCCTCGTGGAAATCGCAGTTGCTGGCCGAGGAAATGGCGCGGCGCGGCATGGCGGCGCAGTTCGTCTGCCCGCAACTGTCGTGGGTGCCCGATGAGGCGGTGGCCAGTGTCAGCCGCCTGATCGAACAGGCCGGTGGGCCGGTCACCTTGATCGGCAGTTCGCTGGGCGGCCACTATGCCAACCATCTGGCCGAAAAATACGGCGTGAACGCCGTGCTGATCAACCCGGCCGTGGTTGACCGGCTGGACTTGACACTGTTCGTCGGCGACCACGCCAACTTCCATAGCGGCGAGCGTTTCACCTTCACCGCAGCGCACGCCGCGCAGCTGAAAGCCCAGGTAAGGCAACCGACGCCCGAGCGCTACTGGCTGCTGGCCGAAACCGGCGACGAAGTGCTGGATTACCGGCAGGCCGTGGATTTCTACGCCGGCTGCCGGCAAACGGTGTTGCCGGGCGGTGAACATGGCTTCACGCAATTTCCCGGCTTCGTGCCGCAAATCATTGAATACGCTGGGCTATAA